ATACTCGTAAGTGCTGCCAAATACACGATGGTGCCAAACCCGAAGCTTTTCCACGTATCGGTAATGATCATCACATTGGGAAACCAATTTTTATCCCCCAAGAAGAAAATGGAGTCGATACCGAATATGTTCAGCACATTATTGACCAACCCGTTGGTAGGGTTCAGTATCTCGATAAAGACACCCGCCAATATGACCCAGCTAAGAAAATAAGGAAGATATACAATGGTCTGTACCGAACGGACAAATAATCTGTTACGCACCTCGTTTAGCAATAGTGCAAAAATGATTGGCACTAGCAGACCGAGAATAATCTTCATGATAGAAATATAAAGCGTGTTGAACATGATCTGCTGAATGTTGTCCAGCGTGAACAGCCGCACAAAATTTTCAAACCCCACGAAGCTAGAGCCAGTGATGCCTAAAGCCGGAGTATAGTCTTGAAAAGCCATGATGATGCCGAACATAGGTACATAAGAAAATAGGATGAGAAAAATACAAGCCGGCAGCATAAGGCCATGATAGGTAAGCTGCGTTTTCAAAACATACCGGTTTAACTTTTTGTGTGGGATATGCCCTTGTTTCTGCTTCACGGTTACACCTCTACTTATTCTGCTGTACCGATTCTCGCACTTCTTTTATAATCTGCTGGCCGCCGCTGGCATCCCAGTCTTTAGCGAAATCATCAAATGCTTCGATAGGTGCTGCGCCCATAATAATTTTTACAAAGGCTTCGATCTTCTTCGTTTCAAGTACGCCCCACTTCTTTTTCATCGTCTCTGTACCGGTGCTATAGTATTCTTCCTGCAATACGAGATTATTTTTCATATAATAGTTCAGAATACCGCTAGCACTATCGGGGCCATACATTTTGTAGTTAGTATAGTCATCCTCGGAGGGATTCTTCATGTACCGCATCACACTCTCATAATACATCTCGTTGGAGGGGGACATTTCGCCCACATCCTTGCCCGCCAGCTTATCTTGAATGTTTAGATGGTACCCGATATCTTCATGGGCAAGCCACGGTTTGATCTTACTAAAATTAGCTGGCATTTCGCCTTTTTCATTTTTGTGGTATTTAAGAATACTTTCCTTGTCGCCATATGCTTTTTCAAACCAGATATTGAACATTCTCACAAGTGCTTCAGGATGCTCATAGCCTTTGCGAATGACATAATAAGTGTCTGGACCTGCAACACCCATTACCTTGGCGTCGCCGCCATCAGCACCAAATATTTTGAGAGGTATCCATTCTGCACCCATCTCGCGGTGAGAAGCCCCTAGCGGCCAATCGATTGCGTACCAAGGCAACCAAGTAACGCCTACTTTGCTGCTGTCAATGGCTTTGATAAACTGATTCCAGTCATTGGCACCGAACTCGCGGTTGATCAAGCCTTCTTTGAAAGCTTTACTCAAGAATGCAAGCGCAGCTTTGGTTTCTGGCTGTGTGCCACCATACACAATTTCCCCGTTAGCATTTTTCACCCAGGATTTAGGATGCGACCCAAAGCTATCAAACAAGCCAAGCAACTCATCCAACGTGTTACTTGTCGTAAAGGCATAAGTGTCCTTCAAACCGTTACCATCAGGGTCACCATTAGTAAAGGCTTTCATAACGTTATATAAATCATCGAAATTTTTGGGAACTTCCAGCTTCAATTTATCCAACCAATCTTTACGCACCCAGGTGATGACTCCGGCACTTTCAAGGTACCCCTGAGTAGCAGGCAGTGCATACAGAGCTCCATTTATTTTGGACATCTCCATACTAATACCGCTGTCTGCGACAAGAAACTTTTTGGTTTTTTCACTGGCATACTTTTCGTATACCTCGGTCAAATCTGCAGCCAAGCCCGATTTAACTAGCATTTCAAACTGCTTGCGATTTACAGCCATCAGGTCAGGGATTTGGCCTGAAGCGATTTGCAAATTCAGTTTTTCTTCCAGTTGCGAACTACTTACGACAAACATATCTTCAAATTTGATCCCTAGCTCATCCCGGTATGCATCGATCCAAACATTGTCTTCTTGCGTTTGACCAGCAATTCTCTCGCTAGCAGGGTCCGCCTCTGCAGTTCCCACCGTTAGGGTAA
This portion of the Cohnella abietis genome encodes:
- a CDS encoding type 2 periplasmic-binding domain-containing protein, whose product is MNRLFVSAIIAASLFTLTACSGSSTKSGGDNNSQSNWNETAGKYEPNITLTVGTAEADPASERIAGQTQEDNVWIDAYRDELGIKFEDMFVVSSSQLEEKLNLQIASGQIPDLMAVNRKQFEMLVKSGLAADLTEVYEKYASEKTKKFLVADSGISMEMSKINGALYALPATQGYLESAGVITWVRKDWLDKLKLEVPKNFDDLYNVMKAFTNGDPDGNGLKDTYAFTTSNTLDELLGLFDSFGSHPKSWVKNANGEIVYGGTQPETKAALAFLSKAFKEGLINREFGANDWNQFIKAIDSSKVGVTWLPWYAIDWPLGASHREMGAEWIPLKIFGADGGDAKVMGVAGPDTYYVIRKGYEHPEALVRMFNIWFEKAYGDKESILKYHKNEKGEMPANFSKIKPWLAHEDIGYHLNIQDKLAGKDVGEMSPSNEMYYESVMRYMKNPSEDDYTNYKMYGPDSASGILNYYMKNNLVLQEEYYSTGTETMKKKWGVLETKKIEAFVKIIMGAAPIEAFDDFAKDWDASGGQQIIKEVRESVQQNK
- a CDS encoding ABC transporter permease; translated protein: MKQKQGHIPHKKLNRYVLKTQLTYHGLMLPACIFLILFSYVPMFGIIMAFQDYTPALGITGSSFVGFENFVRLFTLDNIQQIMFNTLYISIMKIILGLLVPIIFALLLNEVRNRLFVRSVQTIVYLPYFLSWVILAGVFIEILNPTNGLVNNVLNIFGIDSIFFLGDKNWFPNVMIITDTWKSFGFGTIVYLAALTSIDPSLYEAAKVDGANYYQQMRHITLPGIINIVVLMTVLSIGSILDAGFDQIYNLYNPVVYSTGDILDTFVYRLGIKDMLFSISTAVSLIKSIVSFVLIVISYRLAYRLTEYKIF